The Vanrija pseudolonga chromosome 1, complete sequence genomic sequence TACTGGCGACGCGATATCCAGTGAGCTACAAATGCCACTGGCGATAGCTGACATGACaggaagaaggccaagatcATGCGCAAGGTCAAGTTCCCTCTGCAGCTGAATGCCCTTGAGATCTCGACCGAGGAGCTGAGCAAGCAGCTCCAGCCCATCAACACTGCCGCGAACAACATTCTCAAGACGCGTGACGACCGTGCCAAGATTGCGAAGCGcgcaaagggcaaggccgcgcAGGCTGAGGAGGtcaccgaggagcagcaccGTGACAAGGAGCAcaaggagattgaggagCTCGTCTCGGCTGCGGGCATCACGGAGAAGGGCGTAAACGCGACGGGCATGTACGAGCTGTGTGGTGAGTTATAGTGTCTCGGAAACTAGCTCACCCCCACCAGCCATGGTCACGCACAagggcgcgtcggccgagtcGGGCCACTACATTGGCTGGACGCgcaaggacgacggcgagattACCGCCTCGGGCGAGGAGCAGTGGTAcaagtttgacgacgacaaggtgtCCACGGTGACTGCCGACAAGATCCTGtccctcgacggcggtggcgaggactCTGTGGCCTACATTCTCCTCTACCGCGCCATCAACTTctagagcagcagcagacagAGCAGGAGCAGACGGAGCAGAGCATATTAGTAGAGTAGATGGATGATGTGACTTGTGCGGCGAGTGGTGCGGCGGGTATGGGATGCATGGTACAACAGAATGGGGAGCatacgacgacgcgggcgagcaGCGCTACGCCCTACGCCTTCtcaacctcgcgctcgaggacggcctcAATCTCACgcacgacggcctcgcgcaccgAGTCGGACACCATGCCTGGGGGGTTGGTTAGCGGGGCCGTTGACCATTGAGGGGGTGACGAGTTGAATGCGGAAGGGATGACCGAGGCGAGTCGTGGagagccagcgagccagccgctcgctcaccagcagcagcagcagccagaaCCAAGTGCGAACGAAGAGGGCACAGAAACCCGCCAACAATCCACATCCAGTGTGCCTagaagcagcagcgcgcagcgcgagaatccagcgccgccagcgctcgCTGCCAGACACGGCAGCACCACCATCCCAGCCCAGCAGGGCATCAACaacacggccgccgcgcaccactCGCCCACAACACCATCACCTCGCCACCTCACCACTcgcagcgcagcgcgtcgtcccACCCCacacgctcgcgcaccgctgcgcggcacgctcgcgcgctcgcccgagTCAACTCACCCTTGGCAGCCGGCGCGACCTCTGCAACGAGCTTAcccaagctcggcgcgccctGCTTCCGGGCCTTCTCTGGGCGTGTGTCAGCGCCTGCATTGCGTGAGGAGAGAGCGCAGCGCACCCTTCGCGAGGTCcttgatgtcgtcgtcgaagcCTGATTCCTCGAGCTGCGTGCGGAGGAGCCGGGATATCCtggggggtgggtcagctggCAACCAGAGGGAGGAAGAGCAAGAGCGCCCGACGCACCTCTCCCAGTCGCCCGTCTCCAGCAGACGCTTGCGGATCGCGTCCatcagcgcgtcgtcggacattgttgttgtcggtTGGTGGTGTTGGTTGTCACGAACGAACGAGCAGTTGTCGCGCGGCCTCCACCTTTTAATCTGGATCAGCGCTCATCTGGTTCCTGCAATCCATCCGGTGGCACCAATTTCCggccagcgtcgtcgtcgtcctcggcgccgcgccgccacgacTCGCCGTCACTGCGCCAGCCGTCACGAACATCACCAGCATGCATGTCTCCTATGACTCCTAACCTACGCCGCGCGGTATTACTAAATACTGACCAATTCTCGATGTACATTGGGCATGTGTGTGTGCCAAacttcctcctccgcccaccctcctccccagGTCAACTTGCCACGCCTGGCTAGCTGACCTCGCTCAcgcgccgacacgcgcgcTACATTTTCGAAAACATGAGCCCAATCACCACGTAGATGAGGGTCAACGGCGGCGTCAATACCGCGTAGCTCCACGAAATGGTCTTTGAAATGAGGCGCTCAAACgcgtcgcccgacgccgcctgtGTGAtctgcgcgagcgtgagggccggaggcgacgacacgaggaggacggcgcaGAGGATGAACACGgggtcctcggccgcctcgaaCAGGTCGTATCGCGCCAGCAGGGCAATGAACGGCAGGAAGATGAGGGGGACAACAATCATTCGGCTGACGCAGGCGACAAACACCGTCTTGTTCTCGCCCGGGTacgcgggcgagcgcgacacctcgttgccgccgcccgcaaggCTGTGGATCTTGCTCTCAATGTATCCGCGGATCGACTTGGGTCGCTCCTCGGTCTCGAGAGCGATCGGCTGAGGCGGCGTGTAGAAgaaggcgccgaggacgacaagcgTCACGGGGATGGAGCACTGGCCCGCGCTCTTGACGGCCTGAACGAACGGCTTGATGCCACCGAGCCACTTTTGTAGCGCGGGGATGAGCGCAATGCCGATCGAAATGAGCGCAGACCACATCGGGACAGTCATGAAGCTGTTGAACGTGTTCCAGCTGGACAGGATGGCGTTCTTGATGCGGTCACGGAAGACCTgcagcggcgtgcgtgtggtTGTTGgcgaccggcggcggcggagcgagggcagctcggcgcctcCCCACTCGtcctccgactcggcctcggcctcgctggcACTGCTGTCCTCGGCCACCTCCTGCAGAGGATGTCTGGAGCGCGGCTGCTCGGGCAGGCCCCAGAACTCGCGTCCAGAGTcggtgcgcgagcgggctcTGCGCGTGCTGTTGTTTGAgccgcggcgctggagcgAGCCAACACGGCCACGGAACGAGCCAGGCGGGGCGTTGGGGTCGTGCATTGAGATCTGGGACGTGGCCGAGCCGGTTAACGggagcgagggcgacggcgagcggatgccgacg encodes the following:
- the YBR287W gene encoding putative transporter, giving the protein MVLAEAALPIKTLLLTVFQSITEVFLLCIAGYVLASTGVTDKATQRKLNVINVSLFTPALLFSKVAFSLTPSKLKEMWIIPLGFVLITGASAGVAWFLSKVFKLKRSQTAFAICAAMFQNSNSLPIALVQSLVVEVPGLKWGADDDKDKMLGRALTYMVLYSTLGMMLRWSYGVALLSSADDEEPESKPLAVVDLTQTVAPADPAYASVFSRITTDGNGYSTVSQVVDIQPQEVLSPEPIQRGDPFIAASPIRPSSAASVPALTHRPRALSPSGVGIRSPSPSLPLTGSATSQISMHDPNAPPGSFRGRVGSLQRRGSNNSTRRARSRTDSGREFWGLPEQPRSRHPLQEVAEDSSASEAEAESEDEWGGAELPSLRRRRSPTTTRTPLQVFRDRIKNAILSSWNTFNSFMTVPMWSALISIGIALIPALQKWLGGIKPFVQAVKSAGQCSIPVTLVVLGAFFYTPPQPIALETEERPKSIRGYIESKIHSLAGGGNEVSRSPAYPGENKTVFVACVSRMIVVPLIFLPFIALLARYDLFEAAEDPVFILCAVLLVSSPPALTLAQITQAASGDAFERLISKTISWSYAVLTPPLTLIYVVIGLMFSKM
- the SUS1 gene encoding Transcription and mRNA export factor SUS1, yielding MSDDALMDAIRKRLLETGDWERISRLLRTQLEESGFDDDIKDLAKEKARKQGAPSLGKLVAEVAPAAKGMVSDSVREAVVREIEAVLEREVEKA